A genomic stretch from Arachis stenosperma cultivar V10309 chromosome 3, arast.V10309.gnm1.PFL2, whole genome shotgun sequence includes:
- the LOC130966964 gene encoding uncharacterized protein LOC130966964: MGGIWFLSSIANTSCVVIDQIDQCITVKVSVGSLIWLCSAVYGSPQFDKRCMLWGHLRSINSSHNGPWMAVGDFNEIVAPDESTGAYFSSHRASLLATTLDDCELFDLKVTGRRYTCYRAVQAGRDLAKRLDRALVNEAWMTMFPENYSEILSKLHSDYCPILVHCHGSPRVKGSRPFRFQAAWTTHPSYKHVISKAWNQEFGGVTERLKMKSREQWVKYGDRNTKFFHLQTLVRRSHNRVHELYVRDGSWSTDPDILQEEALSFYKNLFGTTEEVEVDCLGDVPMPTLSTEACARLIDLVSFAEVKSAVFSISPFKAPDPDGFQAFFYKEYWEIVRTEIWNIVRSAFLGEFLNLSIMETLIVLIPKIDNPTFMKDFMPISLCNVIYKIITKVLTNRLRPFLPDIVSHLQGGFIPGRGTPDNIIVAQEILNFMKHTKSKKGTLAFKIDLEKAYDRVDWRFLESTLIAFGFSIITVNLIMNCVRASSLSIMWNENRLDSFAPRRGLRQGDPMSPYLFVFCMERLACYISHKVVEGVWKPVSVTRGGPKFSHLMFADDLLLFCQATKSQVQMVMHSLNIFCKASGMKVNLEKSKAFCSKNVTARRRGIFTSVSSIRFALDLRRYLGVNLNHSRTSRASFHSVIEKVSFFPNWVCDKLSSMMRQFLWKGQVDGRGLSLVNWRTVITPKEFGGLGVRDLACDKPWVALLRAKYLRNEGVLDGHVPCNASHVWKSISKAFGALKDAFSWCVGSLDQSFWFDNWNIEGPIAQDVPFVHISDSDLTIRDVWKDVQVLDLASLHNAIPTAEFRLGRGLALSSTCHRCQNGSESILHCLRECPGAKEVWNLLGLYSDNSNLHDWLYRGVKSGDIFLFFSTIWWIWRSRNQDLFSIDDSWSVSKVVSLIRSSVREFHTIFAMHQSLSPPSLCLHWVPPPVHSVKLNCDTSWFAPFGYAGFGCIICNPDGCWLKGYTGKVEVCSVLFAELYVIWRGLLLAWESGFREVICETDCLEALFLVNQKMLGKDIPEWDLAKYIQEVMNWNWRVSVLLIQRTANSVADCMAKAAASDADIHSNWSQPWSEFQHLIDLDMTLAN, translated from the exons ATGGGTGGCATTTGGTTTCTATCTTCTATTGCTAATACTTCTTGTGTGGTTATTGATCAAATTGACCAATGTATCACAGTAAAAGTGAGTGTGGGTAGCTTAATTTGGCTTTGTAGTGCAGTATATGGGAGTCCTCAATTCGATAAAAGATGTATGCTTTGGGGTCATTTGCGTTCTATTAATTCAAGCCATAATGGACCATGGATGGCTGTTGGTGATTTTAATGAGATTGTAGCACCAGATGAGAGTACAGgtgcttatttttcttctcacaGAGCTAGTCTATTAGCTACTACTCTAGATGACTGTGAGCTCTTTGATCTTAAAGTGACTGGTAGGAGATATACTTGTTATAGAGCAGTTCAGGCTGGCAGGGACTTGGCTAAAAGGTTGGATAGAGCTCTAGTTAATGAGGCGTGGATGACAATGTTTCCTGAGAATTATTCTGAAATTCTTAGCAAGCTTCATTCTGATTATTGTCCTATTTTAGTTCATTGTCATGGTAGTCCCAGAGTGAAAGGTTCTCGTCCTTTTAGGTTCCAAGCTGCGTGGACAACACATCCTTCTTATAAACATGTTATTAGTAAGGCTTGGAATCAAGAGTTTGGAGGCGTTACTGAAAGGCTTAAGATG AAATCTAGAGAGCAGTGGGTCAAGTATGGGGATAGAAATACTAAATTCTTTCATCTTCAGACTTTGGTGCGTAGAAGCCATAATAGAGTACATGAATTATATGTTAGAGATGGGTCTTGGTCTACTGATCCAGATATTCTCCAGGAAGAAGCCCTCTCTTTTTACAAGAATCTCTTTGGTACAACGGAAGAGGTTGAGGTTGATTGTTTAGGGGATGTTCCGATGCCCACTCTAAGCACTGAGGCTTGTGCTAGGTTAATTGACCTTGTCTCTTTTGCGGAAGTCAAGTCAGCAGTATTCAGTATAAGCCCTTTTAAGGCTCCTGATCCAGATGGCTTTCAAgcttttttttataaagaatATTGGGAGATAGTACGCACTGAGATTTGGAATATTGTCCGGAGCGCTTTTTTGGGAGAGTTCTTAAATCTTAGCATCATGGAAACTCTGATTGTGCTTATTCCTAAAATTGATAACCCTACCTTTATGAAGGATTTTATGCCTATTAGCTTGTGTAatgttatttataaaattatcacCAAAGTATTGACTAACCGACTTCGGCCTTTTCTTCCAGATATTGTTAGTCATTTACAAGGAGGTTTTATCCCGGGTCGTGGTACTCCTGATAATATTATTGTGGCCCAAGAAATTCTGAATTTCATGAAGCACACAAAATCCAAGAAAGGTACTCTTGCTTTTAAAATTGATCTTGAAAAAGCTTATGATAGGGTGGATTGGAGGTTTTTGGAGAGTACTCTCATTGCTTTTGGTTTTTCTATCATCACTGTTAATTTGATTATGAATTGTGTCCGTGCATCATCTCTTTCTATTATGTGGAATGAGAATAGATTGGATAGTTTTGCTCCTAGAAGGGGGCTTAGACAGGGCGATCCAATGTCTCCTTACTTATTTGTGTTTTGTATGGAAAGACTTGCTTGCTATATATCTCATAAGGTGGTCGAGGGTGTGTGGAAACCAGTTTCTGTCACTAGGGGTGGCCCAAAATTTTCTCATTTGATGTTTGCAGATGATCTCTTACTCTTTTGTCAGGCTACAAAGAGTCAGGTTCAAATGGTCATGCATTCTCTTAACATTTTTTGCAAGGCATCTGGCATGAAAGTGAATCTTGAAAAGTCTAAAGCTTTTTGTTCTAAAAATGTGACTGCTCGTAGAAGAGGTATTTTTACTAGTGTTTCTTCAATACGTTTTGCTTTGGACTTAAGAAGATATCTTGGAGTTAACCTTAATCATTCCCGTACTAGTAGGGCTTCTTTTCATTCGGTGATTGAAAAG GTATCTTTTTTTCCAAATTGGGTTTGCGATAAATTGTCTTCTATGATGAGACAGTTCCTTTGGAAGGGTCAAGTTGATGGTAGAGGCCTTTCTCTTGTTAATTGGAGGACCGTGATCACTCCAAAGGAATTTGGTGGCCTAGGTGTTAGAGATCTTGCGTGT GACAAGCCTTGGGTTGCTCTATTGAGGGCAAAGTATCTGAGGAATGAGGGAGTTTTAGATGGCCATGTCCCTTGCAATGCTTCACATGTTTGGAAGAGTATCTCAAAGGCTTTTGGTGCTCTTAAGGATGCCTTCTCTTGGTGCGTTGGGTCACTTGATCAATCCTTTTGGTTTGACAATTGGAATATTGAGGGCCCAATTGCTCAAGATGTCCCTTTTGTACATATATCTGACTCTGATTTAACTATTAGAGACGTTTGGAAAGATG TACAAGTTCTTGATTTGGCTAGTCTTCATAATGCTATTCCTACGGCAGAGTTTCGTTTGGGTCGTGGTTTAGCTTTATCTAGCACCTGTCATCGATGTCAGAATGGTTCTGAATCCATTCTTCATTGTCTTCGGGAGTGCCCTGGTGCCAAAGAGGTCTGGAACCTTTTAGGCCTGTATTCAGATAACTCGAATTTACATGATTGGCTCTACAGAGGTGTAAAGAGTGgagatatttttcttttcttttcgacCATCTGGTGGATTTGGAGAAGCAGGAATCAGGACTTATTTAGTATAGATGATTCATGGAGTGTTAGTAAAGTGGTGAGTTTGATTCGTAGTTCAGTAAGGGAGTTTCACACTATTTTTGCTATGCATCAATCTTTGTCTCCTCCTTCACTTTGTTTGCATTGGGTTCCACCTCCAGTTCATTCTGTTAAATTGAATTGTGATACTAGTTGGTTTGCTCCTTTTGGCTATGCTGGTTTTGGTTGTATCATTTGCAATCCTGATGGATGTTGGTTGAAAGGTTACACTGGGAAAGTCGAAGTGTGCAGTGTTCTTTTTGCTGAATTGTATGTAATTTGGAGAGGTTTACTTCTTGCTTGGGAGAGTGGATTTCGTGAGGTTATTTGTGAAACAGACTGTTTAGAAGCTCTTTTCTTGGTAAACCAAAAAATGCTTGGTAAGGATATTCCGGAATGGGATTTGGCAAAGTATATACAGGAGGTTATGAATTGGAATTGGAGAGTCTCTGTTCTTTTAATTCAGAGGACTGCAAATAGTGTTGCAGATTGTATGGCTAAAGCAGCTGCTTCTGACGCGGACATTCACTCGAATTGGAGCCAACCATGGAGTGAGTTTCAACATCTAATAGATTTAGATATGACCCTAGccaattaa
- the LOC130968377 gene encoding LOW QUALITY PROTEIN: B3 domain-containing protein Os07g0563300 (The sequence of the model RefSeq protein was modified relative to this genomic sequence to represent the inferred CDS: inserted 1 base in 1 codon), which translates to MASAAASVSSSSLPSSGFCYNPECKELKSQIPKKGWRLRSGDRAELCDRCGSAFEEGRFCETFHLNTSGWRNCETCRKRIHCGCIVSDNSFMLLDPGGVECNGCAKEHHMSSTRPWSQTFSATLSERLRDISTNNWNQLAGSGPVPWKQAPSLYNSVSSSNLQPGVASLVELTHKLGKIYGNERLPAFSLGKKNENFPGISNWNTKLASQEIMLGNGAMNEDKPSSCLNICQQSSSVKEDSSPQPFALPVPYASPNERNGQTGGNQLQQTPPAPLGKQYSGTVHLSLDTSGETQVRNGRPRVDARGRSQLLPRYWPRCTDQELQQISIDSNSVITPLFQKTLSASDAGRIGXLVLPKKCAEAYFPPISQPEGLPLKILDAKGKEWIFQFRFWPNNNSRMYVLEGVTPCIQSMQLQAGDTVTFSRLEPEGKLVMGFRKASTATQSDQDNEANKTGNGHSTFGEVEMADPSSWSKVDKSGYIAKEALGSKSSISRKRKSSILGSKSKRLKIENEDLIELKITWQEAQGLLRPPPEHVPSIVLIEGFEFEEYEDAPVLGKPTIFTTSNEGEKIQWAQCENCLKWRKLPASAILPSKWTCSDNSRDPERSSCSVAQELTAEELENLLPSCNSVISKKMKATKQETDNVDAMEGLDTLANLAILGEDESLPTSTQVTTKHPRHRPGCSCIVCIQPPSGKGPKHKQTCICTVCSTVKRRFLTLQQKREKKQTEKAETIRKKQQPPPPGQSSEIVIEDDSLPCSNAGDSSQNPNKDGNGGSDDDPNRIKSSTLPFKGQIDLNIQPEREEELSPQSDSGGMKALLDGTEKHLRQLSILNSGDADSSGSQSKGVGDETREQKLSNGVVLGNNSHNSDRELVQPLTMNV; encoded by the exons ATGGCTTCTGCTGCTGCTTCCGTGTCTTCTTCCTCCTTGCCGTCGTCCGGGTTCTGCTACAATCCTGAATGTAAAGAATTGAAGTCTCAAATACCTAAGAAAGGTTGGAGACTCCGTTCCGGAGACCGAGCCGAACTTTGTGATCGATGCGG CTCTGCTTTTGAAGAAGGAAGATTTTGCGAGACTTTTCATTTGAACACTTCTGGTTGGAGGAACTGTGAGACTTGTAGGAAG CGGATTCATTGTGGATGTATTGTCTCAGATAACTCGTttatgttgttggatcctggtGGAGTTGAATGTAATGGATGTGCAAAGGAACATCATATG TCATCAACCCGGCCATGGTCTCAGACTTTTTCTGCTACTTTATCTGAAAGACTTAGAGATATCTCCACAAATAATTGGAATCAGTTAGCTGGATCAGGTCCTGTACCATGGAAGCAAGCACCCAGCCTATATAATTCTGTTTCTTCATCCAACCTGCAGCCAGGTGTGGCCTCTCTAGTTGAATTGACACATAAACTTGGCAAAATTTATGGAAATGAAAGATTGCCTGCTTTTTCTCTgggaaagaaaaatgaaaattttccTGGAATATCCAACTGGAACACTAAGCTTGCATCACAGGAGATAATGCTTGGGAATG GAGCAATGAACGAGGACAAACCTAGTTCATGTTTAAATATTTGCCAGCAGTCTTCTTCTGTAAAGGAGGATTCATCTCCGCAACCATTTGCATTGCCTGTACCTTATGCATCTCCAAATGAAAGAAATGGTCAAACTGGGGGGAATCAACTACAACAAACCCCTCCAGCTCCTCTAGGAAAGCAATATAGTGGCACTGTTCATTTATCACTTGACACATCAGGTGAAACACAAGTTCGTAATGGACGGCCTCGAGTAGATGCACGAGGAAGAAGCCAGTTACTCCCACGGTACTGGCCCAGATGTACCGATCAGGAGCTACAGCAAATATCTATCGA TTCTAATTCTGTCATTACCCCGTTGTTTCAAAAAACCTTGAGTGCTAGTGATGCTGGGCGAATTG GTCTAGTGCTTCCAAAGAAATGTGCTGAG GcttatttccctccaatttCACAGCCTGAAGGGTTGCCACTCAAAATCCTTGATGCAAAAGGCAAAGAGTGGATATTTCAGTTTCGTTTCTGGCCCAACAATAACAGTAGAATGTATGTTTTGGAAGGTGTCACTCCCTGCATACAGTCCATGCAGTTGCAAGCAGGTGACACAG TAACATTTAGCCGGCTGGAGCCAGAAGGGAAGTTGGTTATGGGATTTCGAAAGGCTTCAACTGCTACCCAATCTGATCAG GACAATGAAGCAAATAAGACCGGAAATGGACACTCCACATTTGGTGAA gtTGAAATGGCTGATCCTAGTTCATGGTCTAAAGTTGATAAATCAGGATACATTGCAAAAGAAGCACTTGGGAGCAAATCTTCAATctctagaaagagaaagagCAGCATCTTGGGTTCAAAGAGTAAAcgtttaaaaattgaaaatgagGATTTGATAGAACTCAAGATTACTTGGCAAGAGGCTCAAGGCCTGCTAAGGCCGCCTCCTGAACATGTCCCCAGCATTGTGCTGATTGAAGGTTTTGAATTTGAGGAATATGAG GATGCTCCAGTGCTGGGTAAACCAACCATTTTCACCACTAGTAATGAAGG TGAAAAGATCCAGTGGGCTCAATGTGAAAATTGTCTCAAGTGGCGCAAATTGCCGGCAAGTGCAATTCTTCCCTCAAAATGGACGTGCTCTGACAATTCACGGGACCCAGAAAG ATCCTCTTGCTCAGTGGCACAAGAGCTGACTGCAGAAGAGCTCGAGAATTTGCTACCTTCTTGTAATTCAG ttatttcaaagaaaatgaagGCCACTAAGCAAGAGACAGATAATGTTGATGCTATGGAAGGACTTGATACACTTGCGAACCTAGCTATCTTGGGGGAGGATGAGTCACTCCCTACGTCTACCCAGGTTACAACGAAACACCCCCGGCATAGACCTGGCTGctcttgcattgtttgcattcaACCTCCCAGTGGGAAGGGCCCTAAGCATAAGCAGACATGCATATGTACTGTCTGCTCGACCGTGAAACGTCGATTCCTTACCCTACAACAGAAGCGTGAGAAGAAACAAACAGAAAAGGCAGAGACAATACGGAAAAAGCAGCAGCCTCCTCCCCCGGGACAATCATCTGAAATAGTGATTGAAGATGACTCGTTGCCTTGTAGTAATGCAGGAGATAGCAGCCAAAACCCAAACAAGGATGGAAATGGTGGTTCAGATGACGATCCTAACCGGATAAAATCATCTACCTTACCGTTCAAAGGTCAAATCGACCTCAATATCCAGCCCGAGCGAGAGGAAGAGTTGTCGCCGCAATCAGATTCTGGTGGCATGAAGGCACTGCTTGATGGCACAGAAAAACATCTCAGGCAGCTGAGTATTTTGAACTCCGGGGATGCAGATTCTTCAGGTAGCCAGTCAAAAGGAGTCGGAGATGAAACAAGGGAACAAAAACTCAGCAATGGTGTAGTCCTCGGAAATAATAGTCACAATTCTGATAGGGAGCTTGTGCAGCCTTTGACTATGAATGTGTGA
- the LOC130970846 gene encoding syntaxin-124-like, with the protein MNDLFSSSFKKYTDVAPQSDYMNDVEAGKESINLDKFFEDVENVKEEMRTIEKLYRKLQEANEESKIVHNAQTMKDLRARMDQDVSQVLKRVKMIKGKLEALERSNAENRKLPGCGPGSSADRTRSSVVSGLGKKLKDLMDDFQGLRARMQSEYKETVERRYFTITGEKADEDTIENLISSGESESFLQKAIQEQGRGQIMDTISEIQERHDAVKEIEKNLLELHQVFLDMAALVESQGQQLNNIESHVAHASSFVRRGTEQLQEARDIQKDSRKWYCYAVLLVIVLIIVLLFPILINIAPHLF; encoded by the coding sequence ATGAATGACCTATTCTCAAGTTCCTTCAAGAAATACACTGATGTGGCGCCGCAGAGCGACTACATGAACGATGTGGAGGCCGGAAAGGAAAGTATCAATCTGGACAAGTTCTTTGAAGATGTGGAGAATGTGAAGGAAGAAATGAGAACCATCGAGAAGCTGTACAGAAAGCTGCAGGAGGCGAATGAAGAGAGCAAGATTGTCCACAATGCTCAGACCATGAAGGATCTTCGCGCGAGAATGGACCAAGACGTGTCTCAGGTGCTGAAACGTGTGAAGATGATCAAGGGTAAGCTGGAGGCTCTAGAAAGGTCCAACGCAGAAAACAGAAAGCTTCCGGGGTGTGGTCCAGGGTCCTCAGCGGACAGGACAAGGTCTTCGGTTGTTAGTGGCTTGGGGAAGAAGTTAAAGGACTTGATGGATGACTTTCAAGGATTGAGGGCCAGGATGCAATCGGAGTACAAGGAGACAGTGGAGCGCAGGTATTTCACAATCACTGGGGAGAAGGCAGATGAAGACACCATTGAGAATTTGATCTCCAGCGGCGAGAGTGAGAGTTTCCTCCAGAAAGCAATTCAAGAACAGGGGAGGGGTCAGATTATGGACACCATTTCTGAAATTCAGGAGAGACATGATGCTGTGAAGGAGATAGAGAAGAACCTTCTTGAGCTTCACCAGGTGTTCCTCGACATGGCAGCTTTGGTGGAGTCTCAGGGCCAACAGCTCAACAACATAGAGAGCCATGTTGCTCATGCCAGTTCCTTCGTTCGCCGCGGCACCGAGCAGCTTCAGGAAGCTAGAGATATTCAAAAGGACTCCAGGAAGTGGTACTGCTATGCCGTCCTCCTCGTCATTGTCCTCATCATTGTCCTCCTCTTCCCTATATTGATAAACATAGCGCCTCACTTGTTTTGA
- the LOC130965199 gene encoding vacuolar protein sorting-associated protein 28 homolog 2, with amino-acid sequence MEVKLWNDKREREMYDNFAELYAIIKATERLEKAYVRDIISPQEYELECQKLIAHFKTLASTLKDTVPSIERFADTYKMECPAAINRLVISGIPATVEHRAAAAASTSTSAAIVAECVQNFITAMDSLKLNMVAVDQVHPLLSDLYASLNKLTILPPDFEGKTKMKEWIARLSKMGAADELTEQQARQLHFDLESSYNSFMAALPNAGT; translated from the coding sequence ATGGAGGTTAAGCTATGGAATGACAAGCGCGAGAGGGAAATGTATGATAACTTTGCTGAGCTCTATGCCATTATCAAAGCCACTGAGAGGCTTGAGAAAGCCTATGTTAGGGATATAATCTCACCACAGGAGTATGAGTTAGAGTGCCAGAAGCTAATTGCGCATTTCAAAACACTGGCTTCCACGCTCAAAGACACTGTCCCTAGCATTGAGCGGTTTGCAGACACTTACAAGATGGAGTGCCCTGCTGCCATTAACCGGCTTGTGATATCCGGTATTCCTGCTACGGTGGAGCATCGGGCAGCGGCTGCTGCCTCTACATCAACCTCGGCTGCCATTGTAGCTGAGTGTGTGCAGAACTTTATTACGGCTATGGATTCGTTGAAGCTTAACATGGTGGCTGTGGATCAGGTGCACCCACTGCTTTCGGACCTTTATGCTTCCCTCAATAAGTTGACGATCTTGCCACCTGATTTCGAGGGGAAAACAAAGATGAAGGAATGGATTGCGAGGTTGTCGAAGATGGGGGCAGCTGATGAGTTGACAGAACAGCAGGCTCGGCAACTTCACTTTGATCTTGAGTCTTCTTACAATTCCTTTATGGCAGCTCTTCCCAATGCCGGTACATGA